In Solanum pennellii chromosome 3, SPENNV200, a single window of DNA contains:
- the LOC107013319 gene encoding uncharacterized protein K02A2.6-like — MERDFFQFVRKCHQCQIHSDLIHSPPLELHPMSAPWPFVTLGIDGIGPIEPKASNGHRFILVAIDYFTKWVEAVTFKSVTKKAVVDFVHSNIICRFDIPKIIITDNAMNLNSHLMKEVCEQFKIVHRHSTPYRPKANGAVEAANKNIKKILRKMVQGSRQWHEKLPFALMGYRTTVRTSVGATPYLLVYGTEAVIPAEVEISSLRTIVEAEIEDTEWANYGENEEESVVSDIPWFHGNLFKDVREGF, encoded by the exons ATGGAGCGAGATTTCTTCCAATTTGTTCGTAAGTGCCATCAGTGCCAAATTCATAGCGACTTGATCCACTCACCCCCTTTAGAGTTGCATCCTATGTCTGCTCCATGGCCTTTTGTTACATTGGGAATAGACGGTATTGGTCCAATAGAGCCAAAAGCTTCTAACGGTCATCGGTTTATTTTAGTTGCCATCGATTACTTTACCAAATGGGTAGAAGCTGTCACGTTCAAATCAGTTACTAAGAAAGCGGTGGTGGACTTCGTTCATTCCAACATCATATGTCGTTTTGACATACCAAAAATCATTATTACAGACAATGCAATGAATCTCAACAGCCACTTGATGAAGGAAGTTTGTGAGCAATTTAAAATTGTTCATCGTCATTCAACCCCTTATCGTCCCAAAGCAAATGGGGCTGTTGAAGCTGCgaataagaacatcaagaagattCTTAGGAAAATGGTGCAAGGATCTAGACAGTGGCATGAGAAATTACCCTTCGCTCTCATGGGATATCGCACGACTGTTCGTACGTCAGTCGGTGCAACTCCTTACTTATTGGTTTATGGAACTGAGGCTGTCATACCCGCAGAAGTTGAAATCTCTTCTCTTCGAACCATTGTTGAAGCAGAAATCGAGGATACAGAATGG GCGAACTATGGcgaaaatgaagaagagagtGTTGTgagtgatataccgtggtttcacg gaaatctgttcaaagatgtaCGCgaaggtttttga
- the LOC107014277 gene encoding uncharacterized protein LOC107014277 has product MGLNMAINLDVHELLVLGDSDLLIRQARGEWETRDIKLIPYKQCLEYLIKKFKSIEFRYIPRFHNELADALATLASMLPYPGNTYIDPLEIQVRDQHGYCNILAVEADGEPWYHDIKQFIKAREYPLHADRDQKRTIRRLANGFLLSGEVLYKRTPDLN; this is encoded by the coding sequence ATGGGTTTGAATATGGCAATAAATCTGGATGTACATGAGCTCTTAGTCTTGGGGGATTCCGACTTGCTCATTCGACAAGCTCGAGGCGAATGGGAAACTCGAGACATTAAGCTCATACCGTACAAACAATGTTTagaatatctcatcaaaaaGTTCAAGTCCATTGAATTTAGATATATTCCCAGGTTTCACAATGAGTTGGCTGATGCTTTGGCCACCCTAGCATCGATGCTTCCATACCCAGGTAATACCTACATTGACCCGTTGGAAATCCAAGTTAGGGATCAACATGGTTATTGCAATATACTTGCGGTAGAGGCAGATGGTGAGCCTTGGTATCACGACATCAAACAGTTTATAAAAGCTAGAGAATATCCACTGCATGCTGATAGAGATCAAAAAAGAACTATTAGGCGACTCGCCAATGGGTTCCTCTTAAGTGGCGAAGTCTTATATAAAAGGACTCCGGATTTGAATTAA